The following proteins are co-located in the Pelecanus crispus isolate bPelCri1 chromosome 5, bPelCri1.pri, whole genome shotgun sequence genome:
- the DCAF17 gene encoding DDB1- and CUL4-associated factor 17 isoform X1: MCPQVAAGGRRAASRAPGARNVCRLLARRAHGFYARDAGVAHRKNLGLLRKIMCQESTKFKNVWTTHSASPIAYERGRIYLDNYQCCISSIAQEPRILYQKPKCSKSEKIEDALLLECPLGEMLPSPSDYKPSLIVLTVQNWLLRLSADSGEILEKIYLAGSCCKFRYLSWDTPQEVMVVKSAQNKLPAAARQAGIQQSVLFYLAVFQVLPLSFIGMLEINKKIFGNSVTDVAVSNGILIVMYSMGLVRLYNFQAISEQFMEQPFDLGREFNWNGQVGVVGKYPFGLPCNIKITDTPPLLFEASSLENAFQIGGYPWHYIITPNKKKHKGVFHICSLKDNALAKNGIQDMKCCSLEPDWIYFHPDMSGRIIHVGPNLIKVLKLKEVKNNTDQMEIAEDFTIVANRENSVNNAVTVTASGRVVKKRFNLLDDDPEQETFKIVDYEDELDLLSTVAVTQIGADGKAHLDFHCNEHGILLKSVPLLESWDVTYSHEVYFDKDLVLHIEQKPNRRFSCYVYQMVCDTAKDDECSSHEKTERVFCKKGGRIFEYI; the protein is encoded by the exons ATGTGCCCGCAGGTGGCCGCCGGCGGGAGGAGGGCCGCCTCCCGGGCGCCCGGGGCTCGCAACGTCTGCCGCCTCCTCGCCCGCAGGGCCCACGGCTTTTATGCCAGAGATGCTGGTGTCGCCCACAGAAAAAACCTGGGACTCCTGAGAAAGATAATGTGCCAG GAAAGTACTAAATTCAAGAATGTTTGGACAACTCATTCTGCATCTCCTATTGCATATGAGAGGGGAAGAATTTACTTAGACAATTACCAGTGCTGTATTAGCAG CATTGCACAAGAGCCAAGAATACTTTATCAAAAGCCAAAGTGTTCTAAGTCAGAAAAAATAGAAGATGCTTTATTATTGGAATGCCCACTG GGGGAAATGCTACCAAGTCCATCAGACTATAAACCTTCCCTAATAGTCTTGACAGTGCAGAACTGGCTTCTACGTCTCTCTGCTGATAGTGgagaaatactggaaaaaatatacCTTGCTGGTTCCTGTTGCAAATTCAG GTATCTGAGCTGGGATACTCCTCAAGAGGTAATGGTTGTAAAGTCAGCTCAGAATaagctccctgcagcagcacgaCAG GCAGGTATCCAACAGTCTGTATTGTTCTATCTTGCTGTATTCCAAGTTTTGCCTCTTTCATTCATTGGAATgctagaaataaacaaaaag atatttgGTAATAGTGTGACAGATGTTGCTGTTTCTAATGGAATCCTGATTGTAATGTATAGCATGGGTCTGGTCAGGCTCTATAACTTCCAGGCCATCTCTGAACAG TTCATGGAACAGCCATTTGATTTGGGACGTGAATTCAACTGGAATGGTCAGGTGGGAGTTGTAGGAAAGTATCCATTTGGTCTTCCAtgtaacattaaaataacag ATACACCACCTTTGCTATTTGAAGCATCTTCTCTGGAGAATGCATTTCAAATTGGAGGTTACCCTTGGCATTATATCATCACACCTaacaagaaaaagcataaaGGAGTCTTCCACATTTGTTCTCTGAAAGACAATGCTTTG GCAAAAAATGGCATACAGGATATGAAATGCTGTTCACTGGAACCTGATTGGATATATTTCCATCCAGATATGTCAGGTAGAATAATCCACGTGGGACCAAATTTGATAAA AGTCTTGAAGCTTaaggaagttaaaaataatacagatcAAATGGAGATCGCAGAAGATTTTACGATTGTGGCCAACAGAGAAAACTCT gtGAACAATGCTGTTACCGTAACAGCTTCTGGTCGAGTGGTGAAAAAGCGTTTTAACTTGCTGGATGACGACCCGGAACAAGAG ACATTCAAAATTGTGGACTATGAAGATGAATTGGATTTGTTATCCACTGTGGCGGTTACTCAAATAGGAGCTGACGGAAAAGCTCACCTTGACTTTCATTGTAATGAACATGGGATTCTACTTAAGAGTGTTCCATTACTGGAGTCCTGGGATGTG actTACAGTCATGAAGTTTACTTTGACAAAGACCTTGTATTACATATAGAACAGAAGCCTAACAGGAGGTTCAGTTGTTACGTTTACCAAATGGTGTGTGATACTGCAAAAGATGATGAATGTTCAAGccatgaaaaaacagaaagagtgTTTTgtaaaaaaggagggagaattTTTGAATATATTTAA
- the DCAF17 gene encoding DDB1- and CUL4-associated factor 17 isoform X3 — MCQESTKFKNVWTTHSASPIAYERGRIYLDNYQCCISSIAQEPRILYQKPKCSKSEKIEDALLLECPLGEMLPSPSDYKPSLIVLTVQNWLLRLSADSGEILEKIYLAGSCCKFRYLSWDTPQEVMVVKSAQNKLPAAARQASIQQSVLFYLAVFQVLPLSFIGMLEINKKFMEQPFDLGREFNWNGQVGVVGKYPFGLPCNIKITDTPPLLFEASSLENAFQIGGYPWHYIITPNKKKHKGVFHICSLKDNALAKNGIQDMKCCSLEPDWIYFHPDMSGRIIHVGPNLIKVLKLKEVKNNTDQMEIAEDFTIVANRENSVNNAVTVTASGRVVKKRFNLLDDDPEQETFKIVDYEDELDLLSTVAVTQIGADGKAHLDFHCNEHGILLKSVPLLESWDVTYSHEVYFDKDLVLHIEQKPNRRFSCYVYQMVCDTAKDDECSSHEKTERVFCKKGGRIFEYI; from the exons ATGTGCCAG GAAAGTACTAAATTCAAGAATGTTTGGACAACTCATTCTGCATCTCCTATTGCATATGAGAGGGGAAGAATTTACTTAGACAATTACCAGTGCTGTATTAGCAG CATTGCACAAGAGCCAAGAATACTTTATCAAAAGCCAAAGTGTTCTAAGTCAGAAAAAATAGAAGATGCTTTATTATTGGAATGCCCACTG GGGGAAATGCTACCAAGTCCATCAGACTATAAACCTTCCCTAATAGTCTTGACAGTGCAGAACTGGCTTCTACGTCTCTCTGCTGATAGTGgagaaatactggaaaaaatatacCTTGCTGGTTCCTGTTGCAAATTCAG GTATCTGAGCTGGGATACTCCTCAAGAGGTAATGGTTGTAAAGTCAGCTCAGAATaagctccctgcagcagcacgaCAGGCAA GTATCCAACAGTCTGTATTGTTCTATCTTGCTGTATTCCAAGTTTTGCCTCTTTCATTCATTGGAATgctagaaataaacaaaaag TTCATGGAACAGCCATTTGATTTGGGACGTGAATTCAACTGGAATGGTCAGGTGGGAGTTGTAGGAAAGTATCCATTTGGTCTTCCAtgtaacattaaaataacag ATACACCACCTTTGCTATTTGAAGCATCTTCTCTGGAGAATGCATTTCAAATTGGAGGTTACCCTTGGCATTATATCATCACACCTaacaagaaaaagcataaaGGAGTCTTCCACATTTGTTCTCTGAAAGACAATGCTTTG GCAAAAAATGGCATACAGGATATGAAATGCTGTTCACTGGAACCTGATTGGATATATTTCCATCCAGATATGTCAGGTAGAATAATCCACGTGGGACCAAATTTGATAAA AGTCTTGAAGCTTaaggaagttaaaaataatacagatcAAATGGAGATCGCAGAAGATTTTACGATTGTGGCCAACAGAGAAAACTCT gtGAACAATGCTGTTACCGTAACAGCTTCTGGTCGAGTGGTGAAAAAGCGTTTTAACTTGCTGGATGACGACCCGGAACAAGAG ACATTCAAAATTGTGGACTATGAAGATGAATTGGATTTGTTATCCACTGTGGCGGTTACTCAAATAGGAGCTGACGGAAAAGCTCACCTTGACTTTCATTGTAATGAACATGGGATTCTACTTAAGAGTGTTCCATTACTGGAGTCCTGGGATGTG actTACAGTCATGAAGTTTACTTTGACAAAGACCTTGTATTACATATAGAACAGAAGCCTAACAGGAGGTTCAGTTGTTACGTTTACCAAATGGTGTGTGATACTGCAAAAGATGATGAATGTTCAAGccatgaaaaaacagaaagagtgTTTTgtaaaaaaggagggagaattTTTGAATATATTTAA
- the DCAF17 gene encoding DDB1- and CUL4-associated factor 17 isoform X2: MCQESTKFKNVWTTHSASPIAYERGRIYLDNYQCCISSIAQEPRILYQKPKCSKSEKIEDALLLECPLGEMLPSPSDYKPSLIVLTVQNWLLRLSADSGEILEKIYLAGSCCKFRYLSWDTPQEVMVVKSAQNKLPAAARQASIQQSVLFYLAVFQVLPLSFIGMLEINKKIFGNSVTDVAVSNGILIVMYSMGLVRLYNFQAISEQFMEQPFDLGREFNWNGQVGVVGKYPFGLPCNIKITDTPPLLFEASSLENAFQIGGYPWHYIITPNKKKHKGVFHICSLKDNALAKNGIQDMKCCSLEPDWIYFHPDMSGRIIHVGPNLIKVLKLKEVKNNTDQMEIAEDFTIVANRENSVNNAVTVTASGRVVKKRFNLLDDDPEQETFKIVDYEDELDLLSTVAVTQIGADGKAHLDFHCNEHGILLKSVPLLESWDVTYSHEVYFDKDLVLHIEQKPNRRFSCYVYQMVCDTAKDDECSSHEKTERVFCKKGGRIFEYI, from the exons ATGTGCCAG GAAAGTACTAAATTCAAGAATGTTTGGACAACTCATTCTGCATCTCCTATTGCATATGAGAGGGGAAGAATTTACTTAGACAATTACCAGTGCTGTATTAGCAG CATTGCACAAGAGCCAAGAATACTTTATCAAAAGCCAAAGTGTTCTAAGTCAGAAAAAATAGAAGATGCTTTATTATTGGAATGCCCACTG GGGGAAATGCTACCAAGTCCATCAGACTATAAACCTTCCCTAATAGTCTTGACAGTGCAGAACTGGCTTCTACGTCTCTCTGCTGATAGTGgagaaatactggaaaaaatatacCTTGCTGGTTCCTGTTGCAAATTCAG GTATCTGAGCTGGGATACTCCTCAAGAGGTAATGGTTGTAAAGTCAGCTCAGAATaagctccctgcagcagcacgaCAGGCAA GTATCCAACAGTCTGTATTGTTCTATCTTGCTGTATTCCAAGTTTTGCCTCTTTCATTCATTGGAATgctagaaataaacaaaaag atatttgGTAATAGTGTGACAGATGTTGCTGTTTCTAATGGAATCCTGATTGTAATGTATAGCATGGGTCTGGTCAGGCTCTATAACTTCCAGGCCATCTCTGAACAG TTCATGGAACAGCCATTTGATTTGGGACGTGAATTCAACTGGAATGGTCAGGTGGGAGTTGTAGGAAAGTATCCATTTGGTCTTCCAtgtaacattaaaataacag ATACACCACCTTTGCTATTTGAAGCATCTTCTCTGGAGAATGCATTTCAAATTGGAGGTTACCCTTGGCATTATATCATCACACCTaacaagaaaaagcataaaGGAGTCTTCCACATTTGTTCTCTGAAAGACAATGCTTTG GCAAAAAATGGCATACAGGATATGAAATGCTGTTCACTGGAACCTGATTGGATATATTTCCATCCAGATATGTCAGGTAGAATAATCCACGTGGGACCAAATTTGATAAA AGTCTTGAAGCTTaaggaagttaaaaataatacagatcAAATGGAGATCGCAGAAGATTTTACGATTGTGGCCAACAGAGAAAACTCT gtGAACAATGCTGTTACCGTAACAGCTTCTGGTCGAGTGGTGAAAAAGCGTTTTAACTTGCTGGATGACGACCCGGAACAAGAG ACATTCAAAATTGTGGACTATGAAGATGAATTGGATTTGTTATCCACTGTGGCGGTTACTCAAATAGGAGCTGACGGAAAAGCTCACCTTGACTTTCATTGTAATGAACATGGGATTCTACTTAAGAGTGTTCCATTACTGGAGTCCTGGGATGTG actTACAGTCATGAAGTTTACTTTGACAAAGACCTTGTATTACATATAGAACAGAAGCCTAACAGGAGGTTCAGTTGTTACGTTTACCAAATGGTGTGTGATACTGCAAAAGATGATGAATGTTCAAGccatgaaaaaacagaaagagtgTTTTgtaaaaaaggagggagaattTTTGAATATATTTAA